ACACGACTACGAATAAACTCACTTAAAATTCCCAATTCTCTGTCTCCTGTTCTTTAAATCTTCATTATTATGTGATGACCGACTGTTTATCTTTATAAGTAAGGCAAATTTGAACTGGGCATTTAAATAACAGAGAATTGGGGACGGAGAATGAAAGGCGATGATATAGCTAAAGTAAAAAAGTGCAAAGTAAAAAGTGCCAGACACCTGCCCAAACAGCACTATAGAGTGGAAACAATTGAGTACTTCGGTTGACAATCATAACGGTGCCAGGTACGGCATATTTCAAAGTAGCATCATTTTTTGGAGACAATTAAGTGAAAGCGCAATTTAGTCCTGATTTTTCGAAAAACAATGGGTTAATTACAGCGATAGCTGTTGATGCTAAGACCAATGAAATCCTTATGGTTGCCGGTATGAATGAAGAAGCGTTTGCTTTAACGCTTAGTACCGGTAAAGTGCATTATTTTTCACGTACTCGTAACAAATTATGGAAAAAGGGTGAAGAAAGCGGCAACATGCAAGAGCTGATAGAGATGCGTGTTGATTGTGATATTGATGCTGTTGTTTTACGTATTCATCAGCAAGGGCCAGCTTGCCATGAAGGATATCGTAGCTGTTTTTACCGCACTGTAAAAGAAGATGGTTCACTAAAGATAGTAGGCGAACGTCTTAAGACACCAGAAG
The nucleotide sequence above comes from Deltaproteobacteria bacterium. Encoded proteins:
- the hisI gene encoding phosphoribosyl-AMP cyclohydrolase — translated: MKAQFSPDFSKNNGLITAIAVDAKTNEILMVAGMNEEAFALTLSTGKVHYFSRTRNKLWKKGEESGNMQELIEMRVDCDIDAVVLRIHQQGPACHEGYRSCFYRTVKEDGSLKIVGERLKTPEEMYGKKSK